From the genome of Phytohabitans rumicis, one region includes:
- a CDS encoding MFS transporter, giving the protein MDSLTSTSPRNLWRQRDFQLLIGGRLVSQLGDQLQFLALPLLVVTLTGSAIEAGVILGLQTVLYLVFGPVAGALADRWDRKSTMIWCEVGRGALTATVPIAAAFGALGMPQLYLVAVLNGVLSTLFGAANSSALPNIVTKTDLPAALGTVGAMSNALRILGGTVAGLAYAVGRTFPFAFNAASFLASAAALRAIRADFQQERATASASPRVLVADIGHGLAWLWRRPVIRTLAVIDAADSLRYGAGYLLIIMLAQRLDANPTQVGIVFTGAGAGALLGSLLAPALTRRFPLGALSITMLWVEALAFPFYAVAPTWWLLLVVAFAESVVSPIYNVALDSYRLAVTPDALRGRVTSAIDALTTGSAAIGALVSGALIAVLGAPALTLVLAGWLAVLALAATLSRTVRTATSTTSPDLTA; this is encoded by the coding sequence ATGGACAGCCTCACTTCGACCTCGCCCCGGAACCTGTGGCGGCAGCGCGACTTCCAACTGCTGATCGGCGGGCGGCTGGTCTCGCAGCTGGGTGACCAGCTTCAGTTCCTCGCACTGCCTCTTCTCGTGGTGACGCTGACCGGGTCCGCCATCGAGGCCGGTGTCATTCTCGGTCTGCAGACCGTGCTCTACCTGGTCTTCGGGCCGGTGGCCGGCGCGCTGGCCGACCGGTGGGATCGCAAGAGCACGATGATCTGGTGCGAGGTCGGCCGCGGGGCGCTGACCGCCACCGTCCCCATCGCCGCGGCGTTCGGCGCGCTGGGTATGCCGCAGCTGTACCTCGTCGCGGTGCTGAACGGGGTGCTCAGCACCCTGTTCGGGGCGGCGAACAGCTCCGCGTTGCCGAACATCGTCACCAAGACCGACCTGCCCGCCGCGCTGGGGACGGTCGGGGCGATGTCCAACGCGCTACGCATCCTCGGCGGCACCGTGGCGGGCCTCGCCTACGCCGTGGGCCGCACGTTCCCGTTCGCGTTCAACGCCGCCTCGTTCCTGGCGTCGGCCGCGGCCCTGCGGGCCATCCGCGCCGACTTCCAGCAGGAGCGGGCCACGGCGTCAGCCTCGCCGCGCGTACTGGTGGCCGACATCGGTCACGGCCTGGCCTGGCTGTGGCGCAGGCCGGTGATCCGGACGCTGGCCGTGATCGACGCGGCGGACAGCCTGCGGTACGGCGCCGGCTACCTGCTGATCATCATGCTGGCCCAGCGCCTGGACGCGAACCCCACCCAGGTCGGGATCGTGTTCACCGGCGCCGGTGCCGGCGCGCTCCTCGGCAGCCTGCTGGCACCGGCGCTCACCCGCCGGTTTCCCCTCGGGGCGCTGTCCATCACGATGCTGTGGGTCGAAGCGTTGGCCTTTCCGTTCTACGCGGTGGCGCCGACGTGGTGGCTGCTTCTGGTCGTGGCGTTCGCGGAGTCGGTGGTCTCGCCGATCTACAACGTCGCCCTCGACTCCTACCGGCTCGCCGTCACCCCCGACGCGCTGCGGGGCAGGGTCACCAGCGCGATCGACGCCCTCACCACCGGGAGCGCGGCGATAGGGGCCCTGGTCAGTGGCGCCTTGATCGCCGTGCTCGGGGCGCCGGCACTGACCCTCGTCCTGGCCGGATGGCTCGCCGTCCTCGCGCTCGCGGCGACGCTGAGCCGAACCGTCCGCACCGCGACGTCAACGACCTCACCGGACCTGACCGCTTAG
- a CDS encoding iron chaperone: MKDKTYDGFTAEERDAMKERARELKATSRRGARAANADGESEVLAKIAEMPESDRALGERLHAIIKANAPTLTPKLWYGMPAYAKDGKVVCFFQSAQKFKTRYATLGFSDVATLDDGAMWPNSFALTRLTPADEARIGALVKQATS, from the coding sequence ATGAAGGACAAGACGTACGACGGATTCACCGCTGAGGAGCGGGACGCGATGAAAGAGCGCGCCCGGGAGCTGAAGGCGACGTCCCGCCGCGGCGCGCGCGCGGCCAACGCGGACGGCGAAAGCGAGGTACTCGCGAAGATCGCCGAGATGCCGGAGTCGGACCGCGCCCTCGGCGAGCGCCTGCACGCCATCATCAAGGCCAACGCGCCAACGCTCACGCCGAAACTCTGGTACGGGATGCCCGCGTACGCCAAGGACGGCAAGGTCGTCTGCTTCTTCCAGAGCGCGCAGAAGTTCAAGACGAGGTACGCGACGCTGGGTTTCAGTGACGTGGCGACCCTCGACGACGGCGCCATGTGGCCGAACTCCTTCGCGCTGACCCGGTTGACGCCCGCCGACGAGGCGAGAATCGGCGCGCTCGTGAAGCAGGCGACGAGCTGA
- a CDS encoding VOC family protein translates to MTGSATQGIKTVLHPVSDLAKAKEVYAALLGASPQTDSSYYVGFEVEGQQIGLVPGGGPQGMTSPVAYWHVPDIEVKLAEVTAAGATVKEPVRDVGGGRLVATVTDPDGNVLGLLQDR, encoded by the coding sequence ATGACCGGCTCTGCCACCCAGGGGATCAAGACCGTGCTGCATCCCGTTTCCGACCTGGCTAAGGCCAAGGAGGTGTACGCGGCGCTGCTCGGCGCCTCGCCACAGACCGACTCGTCCTACTATGTCGGCTTCGAGGTCGAGGGTCAGCAGATCGGCCTGGTGCCGGGCGGCGGGCCGCAGGGCATGACCTCGCCGGTGGCCTACTGGCACGTTCCGGACATCGAGGTGAAGCTCGCCGAGGTGACGGCCGCGGGCGCCACCGTGAAGGAGCCCGTGCGGGATGTCGGCGGCGGCCGCCTGGTGGCCACCGTCACCGACCCCGACGGCAACGTCCTCGGACTGCTGCAGGACCGATAG
- a CDS encoding LuxR C-terminal-related transcriptional regulator, with product MVAQAGISVREAEVLSLVGEHLSNAEVGARLYISVRTVETHVSSLLRKLGAPDRRALAQVATEWSRVARGGKAASALPSPVTSFVGRAQERGALAEAVTAHRQVSAVGPGGVGKTRLALAVAAAAAGDFADGVWFVDLVPITDPAMVGAAVAAAIGIGEQQNRTMDESVIAALADRHALLVLDNCEHVRDGVAPFLERLLAGCPRLTVLATSRARLMVPFERVYPIPPLSLTGDGDSDAAALFLERAAAVGWPLAPEQHQQAAEICRGWTAWRWRSSWRPPGCPRSDWTASPTSSPTSCGC from the coding sequence GTGGTGGCTCAGGCGGGGATTTCGGTCCGGGAGGCTGAGGTGCTGTCCCTGGTCGGGGAGCACCTGAGCAACGCGGAGGTCGGCGCGCGGCTGTACATCTCCGTGCGCACCGTCGAGACGCACGTGTCCTCGCTGCTGCGCAAGCTCGGTGCGCCGGACCGGCGGGCGCTCGCGCAGGTCGCCACCGAGTGGAGCCGAGTCGCCCGCGGCGGCAAGGCGGCCTCGGCGCTGCCCTCGCCGGTGACGTCGTTCGTCGGCCGGGCACAGGAGCGGGGAGCGCTGGCCGAAGCGGTCACCGCCCACCGGCAGGTGAGCGCGGTCGGCCCGGGCGGGGTGGGAAAGACCCGGCTGGCGCTGGCGGTCGCGGCAGCGGCGGCCGGCGACTTCGCCGACGGCGTGTGGTTCGTCGACCTGGTCCCCATCACCGACCCGGCGATGGTCGGAGCGGCGGTGGCCGCGGCGATCGGCATCGGCGAACAGCAAAACCGCACCATGGACGAGTCGGTGATCGCCGCCCTGGCCGACCGGCACGCCCTGCTCGTACTGGACAACTGTGAGCATGTCCGGGACGGCGTGGCACCGTTCCTGGAACGGCTGCTGGCCGGCTGCCCGCGGCTGACCGTGCTGGCCACCAGCCGAGCCCGGTTGATGGTGCCGTTCGAGCGCGTCTACCCGATCCCGCCGCTGTCGTTGACCGGCGACGGCGACTCGGACGCGGCCGCGCTGTTCCTCGAACGGGCCGCGGCGGTCGGCTGGCCGCTGGCGCCGGAGCAGCACCAGCAGGCCGCCGAGATCTGCCGGGGCTGGACGGCGTGGCGCTGGCGATCGAGTTGGCGGCCGCCCGGTTGCCCGCGCTCGGACTGGACGGCCTCGCCGACGTCCTCCCCGACCAGTTGCGGCTGCTGA
- a CDS encoding ATP-binding protein, protein MALAIELAAARLPALGLDGLADVLPDQLRLLTGGARVDDRHRSVRAMLDWSHALLEPQDRTLLRRIAVFVAPFTVDAAGQVAGFPPVEPAAVMDGLARLAEQSLLAATPSAGGTRYRVLETIRQYGTEQLSGADELDGVQSRHLRWCISSAADLVEGIRAADGPWRVRFDAIADDLRAALGWAAGVPEHRAGAYQLASSLAALAFARNLVGEAQQRYEQAASLAGEPVAAGSALRSAAAVAGCRMRGEDMYRLHRAAADAARSAGDPAGAARDLATAAATVYRFSGTFSQPPPPGEAAALLSEARELAGDDPAAQAAMALAECGVLNDAADSDAAGAIARARRAVDLARRTGDPLAQSAALDALTAAQCWAGDTFATADTTRRRVDLLASVPVTPASAHERANALSEAAETCVGVGDLVGARRWGEQLRDLPLLAERGDFATSRLLVADALAGNVDDVLAGSRRFLDAWERSESLHAPNFAMAAAAVAMVHGLRGDDGARAEWLAIVDKLGLAPEQKAGHSAVFDAIVLLHRGRADRALAGLKAEPAEMDEWVIWVWLHWYAALRAEAAALTGTPDARHRIAAARSIVAGNPIAGALVERAAALLDGDQDRMLAAAAAFDAAGCRYQWARTLVLTGGEYAATGAAALSDLGLAPTYVE, encoded by the coding sequence GTGGCGCTGGCGATCGAGTTGGCGGCCGCCCGGTTGCCCGCGCTCGGACTGGACGGCCTCGCCGACGTCCTCCCCGACCAGTTGCGGCTGCTGACCGGCGGCGCCCGGGTCGACGACCGGCACCGCTCGGTGCGGGCCATGCTGGACTGGAGCCACGCCCTCCTCGAGCCGCAGGATCGGACGCTGCTGCGCCGGATCGCGGTCTTCGTGGCTCCGTTCACCGTGGACGCCGCCGGACAGGTTGCCGGATTCCCTCCGGTCGAACCGGCCGCGGTCATGGACGGGCTGGCGCGGCTCGCCGAGCAGAGCCTGCTGGCGGCGACCCCTTCGGCCGGCGGCACCCGCTATCGCGTGCTGGAAACCATCCGCCAGTACGGAACCGAGCAGCTGTCCGGCGCCGACGAGCTCGACGGTGTCCAATCTCGACACTTGCGCTGGTGCATATCCAGCGCGGCCGACCTGGTCGAGGGGATACGGGCGGCCGACGGGCCCTGGCGGGTGCGGTTCGACGCGATCGCCGACGATCTGCGGGCCGCGCTCGGCTGGGCGGCCGGCGTCCCCGAGCACCGCGCCGGCGCGTACCAGTTGGCCAGCTCCTTGGCCGCGCTCGCCTTTGCCCGCAACCTGGTCGGTGAGGCGCAGCAGCGGTACGAACAGGCGGCATCGCTGGCCGGCGAGCCGGTCGCCGCGGGGTCGGCGCTCCGGTCCGCCGCGGCGGTGGCCGGTTGCCGGATGCGTGGTGAGGATATGTACCGGCTCCACCGCGCCGCCGCGGACGCCGCACGGAGCGCCGGGGACCCCGCCGGGGCCGCCCGCGACCTGGCCACGGCCGCGGCCACCGTCTACCGGTTCTCCGGCACGTTCTCCCAGCCGCCACCGCCGGGCGAGGCCGCGGCGCTGCTTTCCGAGGCCCGCGAGCTGGCCGGCGACGACCCCGCCGCCCAGGCCGCGATGGCCCTGGCCGAGTGCGGGGTGCTCAACGACGCCGCCGACTCGGATGCGGCAGGGGCGATCGCGCGGGCGCGGCGGGCGGTCGACCTGGCCCGCCGGACCGGCGATCCGCTGGCCCAGAGCGCGGCCCTGGACGCGCTCACCGCCGCCCAGTGCTGGGCGGGCGACACCTTCGCCACCGCGGACACGACCCGCCGGCGGGTCGACCTGCTCGCCTCGGTGCCGGTGACGCCGGCCAGCGCGCATGAGCGGGCGAACGCGCTCTCCGAAGCGGCCGAGACCTGCGTCGGAGTGGGTGACCTGGTGGGCGCCCGCCGATGGGGCGAGCAGCTTCGCGACCTGCCGCTGCTGGCCGAACGGGGTGACTTCGCCACGTCCCGGCTGCTGGTGGCGGATGCGCTGGCGGGCAACGTCGACGACGTGCTCGCCGGCAGCCGGCGGTTCCTGGACGCGTGGGAACGCTCCGAGAGCCTGCACGCGCCCAACTTCGCCATGGCGGCGGCCGCGGTAGCGATGGTCCACGGCCTGCGCGGCGACGACGGGGCGCGAGCCGAGTGGCTGGCCATTGTGGACAAGCTCGGATTGGCACCGGAGCAGAAGGCCGGCCACAGCGCGGTATTCGACGCGATCGTCCTGCTCCACCGCGGGCGGGCCGACCGGGCCCTGGCGGGGTTGAAGGCCGAGCCCGCCGAGATGGACGAGTGGGTCATCTGGGTGTGGCTGCACTGGTACGCCGCGCTGCGCGCCGAGGCGGCCGCGCTCACCGGGACCCCCGACGCGCGCCACCGCATCGCCGCCGCCCGGTCGATCGTGGCCGGAAACCCGATCGCCGGCGCTCTGGTGGAGCGGGCAGCGGCCCTGCTCGACGGCGACCAGGACCGGATGCTCGCCGCCGCCGCGGCATTCGACGCCGCCGGCTGCCGCTACCAATGGGCGCGGACGCTTGTACTCACCGGCGGTGAGTATGCCGCAACCGGCGCCGCGGCCCTTTCCGACCTCGGCCTGGCGCCGACGTACGTGGAATAG
- a CDS encoding nucleotide disphospho-sugar-binding domain-containing protein encodes MRVLFVSTPGIGHVFPMVPLAWALRSAGHDVLVATAGPALAVERAGLAVVDVATGFAADRARRMRERPEVIERLRSLRGQKLRDLRQAIDYLAVLSNVLVDGALDVATAWRPDLLVQSQIDGAGTVVASKLGIPLVTHGFGLARTDGMAELYRDRMAEAFDRHAAADVPQRSATIDVAPPSMLDGPVCGWSMRYVPYNGGGVLPDWSRQPAVDRPRIAVTLGTLEPERGGLDAVQQIIAAAAALDVELVLALGDIDTSTLGALAPHVRVAGWIPINTLLHSCTAIIHHGGAGTTLTALDAGVPQLVLPSGADRHINASAVHDRGVGIHSETGNVDGAQLHRLIHDSALRDTAAEVQAEMRAMPSPASLLPRLTALTE; translated from the coding sequence GTGCGCGTACTGTTCGTCTCCACGCCCGGCATCGGCCACGTGTTCCCGATGGTTCCACTCGCATGGGCATTGCGCAGCGCCGGCCACGACGTGCTCGTCGCGACCGCCGGCCCGGCGCTGGCCGTCGAGCGGGCCGGGTTGGCCGTGGTCGACGTGGCAACCGGGTTCGCCGCCGACCGCGCGCGGCGCATGCGGGAACGGCCGGAAGTCATCGAACGGCTGCGGTCGCTGCGCGGGCAGAAGCTGCGTGACCTGCGGCAGGCGATCGACTACCTCGCCGTGCTGTCCAACGTCTTGGTCGACGGTGCTCTCGACGTTGCCACCGCCTGGCGCCCGGACCTGCTGGTGCAGTCCCAGATTGACGGCGCGGGCACGGTCGTGGCCAGCAAACTCGGGATCCCTTTGGTAACACACGGATTCGGCCTCGCCCGCACCGACGGGATGGCTGAGCTGTACCGCGACCGCATGGCGGAGGCGTTCGACCGCCACGCGGCCGCCGACGTTCCCCAACGCAGTGCCACGATCGACGTCGCGCCCCCGAGCATGCTCGACGGCCCGGTGTGCGGCTGGTCGATGCGGTACGTGCCCTACAACGGAGGCGGCGTGCTGCCGGACTGGTCACGCCAGCCGGCCGTCGACCGCCCCCGCATCGCGGTAACCCTCGGCACCCTCGAGCCCGAACGCGGTGGGCTCGACGCCGTACAGCAGATCATCGCCGCCGCAGCGGCACTGGACGTCGAACTCGTGCTCGCCCTCGGCGACATCGACACGTCCACGCTCGGCGCCCTCGCTCCGCACGTGCGCGTGGCCGGCTGGATTCCGATCAACACGCTTCTTCACTCCTGCACCGCGATCATCCATCACGGCGGCGCGGGCACGACGCTGACGGCGCTCGATGCCGGAGTGCCGCAACTGGTCCTACCCAGCGGTGCCGACCGCCACATCAACGCGAGCGCGGTCCACGACAGAGGCGTGGGAATCCACTCGGAGACCGGCAACGTCGACGGCGCCCAACTCCACCGTCTTATCCACGACAGCGCCCTGCGCGACACCGCCGCCGAAGTCCAGGCCGAGATGCGGGCAATGCCCAGCCCCGCAAGCCTGCTACCACGCCTGACCGCCTTGACCGAGTAA
- a CDS encoding SigE family RNA polymerase sigma factor, translating into MTEGPIARWSLARRRQQAARDEEFTEFVTATAHGLRRTAYLLCRDWHLAQDLTQTALARMYASWGRVRRSGNLNAYSRRVLMNAIFDQRKRRSSGEVVVAELPESAARPREATVEVHVTLMRALATLPIRDQAIVVLRYWEDHSVETVAEILDVSASVVTTQSARALTRLRALLGEEFIWT; encoded by the coding sequence GTGACCGAGGGTCCGATCGCCCGGTGGAGCCTGGCCCGCCGCCGACAGCAAGCCGCCCGGGACGAGGAGTTCACCGAGTTCGTCACGGCGACCGCGCACGGCCTGCGCCGCACCGCCTACCTGCTGTGCCGCGACTGGCACCTCGCCCAGGACCTGACACAGACGGCGCTCGCGCGCATGTACGCCTCCTGGGGGCGCGTCCGGCGCAGCGGCAACCTCAACGCGTACAGCCGCCGCGTGCTCATGAACGCCATCTTCGACCAGCGCAAGCGGCGCAGCAGCGGCGAGGTGGTGGTAGCCGAGCTGCCCGAGTCCGCGGCGCGGCCGCGGGAGGCGACGGTCGAGGTGCACGTCACGCTGATGCGGGCGCTGGCCACACTACCGATCCGCGACCAGGCGATCGTCGTGCTGCGCTACTGGGAGGACCACAGCGTGGAGACGGTCGCCGAGATCCTCGACGTCTCCGCGTCGGTCGTCACGACCCAAAGCGCGCGGGCGCTCACCCGGCTGCGCGCGCTGCTGGGCGAGGAGTTCATCTGGACCTGA
- a CDS encoding permease-like cell division protein FtsX, which produces MDQDLRVLFERALSDEPVPPPGDLAREAMAFGRRRRRRRLLAGGVAGVVIALAAVVAVDVVTAPPSAPTAMSLASRSGCGQPVEVQDEIAVFLRQDVTDRQRADLDESLRSDPRVRQVRFETREATYEKFKETYRDAPDLLAAVKRGQIPESFRVTLAQPEQSLPMEEELQRRPGVEGVVRTVCDRLQGTEEGE; this is translated from the coding sequence ATGGACCAGGACCTTCGGGTGCTCTTCGAGCGAGCACTCAGTGACGAGCCCGTTCCGCCTCCTGGTGACCTGGCCCGGGAGGCCATGGCCTTTGGGCGACGTCGCCGCCGCCGGCGCCTGCTGGCAGGCGGTGTGGCGGGGGTGGTCATCGCGCTCGCCGCCGTCGTCGCCGTGGACGTGGTCACCGCGCCACCCTCAGCGCCGACCGCGATGTCGCTGGCGAGCAGGTCGGGGTGCGGCCAGCCGGTCGAGGTGCAGGACGAGATTGCCGTCTTTCTGAGACAGGACGTCACCGATCGGCAGCGTGCCGACCTCGACGAGTCGCTGCGGTCCGACCCGCGGGTCCGGCAGGTGCGATTCGAGACGAGGGAGGCGACCTACGAGAAGTTCAAGGAGACGTATCGGGACGCGCCTGACTTGCTCGCTGCCGTCAAGCGTGGGCAGATTCCGGAGTCGTTCCGGGTCACGCTGGCCCAGCCGGAGCAGAGCCTGCCGATGGAGGAGGAGCTCCAGCGGCGGCCGGGAGTGGAGGGCGTCGTCCGCACGGTGTGCGACCGTCTCCAGGGGACGGAGGAAGGCGAGTGA
- a CDS encoding RICIN domain-containing protein, translating into MPRPLRPVLAAVAAAATVLVGSLLAVAVADPASAAVGAVRGVPSGRCVDVPGASKTNGTQVKLYDCNGGSNQQWNYTSGKQLRAYAGTKCLDAYNNGTTAGTQVVIWDCTGGANQQWNLNSTGTITSALSGLCLDASGGGTANGTAIILWTCNGGANQRWSSTTGGAGCPGPAASPTP; encoded by the coding sequence ATGCCCCGACCCCTCCGCCCGGTCCTCGCCGCGGTCGCCGCGGCCGCCACCGTACTGGTCGGCTCCCTGCTCGCGGTCGCCGTCGCCGACCCGGCCTCGGCCGCCGTCGGCGCGGTCCGCGGCGTCCCGTCCGGCCGCTGCGTCGATGTGCCCGGCGCGAGCAAGACCAACGGCACGCAGGTGAAGCTGTACGACTGCAACGGCGGAAGTAACCAGCAGTGGAACTACACCTCCGGTAAGCAACTGCGGGCGTACGCGGGCACCAAGTGCCTGGACGCGTACAACAACGGCACCACGGCCGGCACGCAGGTCGTCATCTGGGACTGCACTGGCGGCGCCAACCAGCAGTGGAACCTCAACAGCACCGGGACCATCACCAGCGCCCTGTCCGGGCTCTGCCTCGACGCCAGCGGCGGCGGCACCGCCAACGGGACAGCGATCATCCTGTGGACCTGCAACGGCGGCGCCAACCAGCGGTGGAGCAGTACCACCGGCGGCGCCGGCTGCCCGGGGCCGGCGGCATCACCTACACCCTGA
- a CDS encoding NAD(P)H-binding protein, translated as MRVVIAGGHGKIALSLERLLSGRGDSVAGLVRNPDHAADLVAAGAEVLMVDLEHSSVEQVAEHLRGASAVVFAAGAGPGSGAARKETVDRDAAILLADAAEAAGVRRYLMISSIGADAQAPDNGRDPVFVAYLRAKGAADEAVRGRAGLDTTIVRPGMLTNDPGTGRVTIADSTGRGRIAREDVAAVLVALLDTPDTGGQTFELVGGDTPIAAAVAARVPAP; from the coding sequence ATGCGGGTCGTCATCGCGGGTGGTCACGGCAAGATCGCCCTTAGCCTGGAACGGTTGCTGTCTGGTCGGGGCGACTCCGTGGCCGGCTTGGTGAGAAACCCGGACCATGCCGCGGATCTTGTCGCTGCCGGTGCCGAGGTCCTGATGGTGGACCTGGAGCACAGTTCGGTCGAGCAGGTCGCCGAGCACCTGCGGGGCGCCAGCGCCGTGGTGTTCGCGGCGGGCGCGGGACCGGGCAGCGGAGCAGCGCGGAAGGAGACTGTTGATCGCGACGCCGCGATTCTGCTGGCCGACGCCGCCGAGGCGGCCGGCGTACGGCGTTACTTGATGATCTCCTCGATCGGCGCTGATGCGCAGGCTCCGGACAACGGCCGCGACCCGGTGTTCGTCGCCTACCTGCGTGCCAAAGGCGCTGCCGACGAGGCGGTACGCGGCCGTGCCGGGCTCGACACCACGATTGTGCGGCCGGGCATGCTCACCAACGATCCGGGCACCGGTCGGGTCACAATCGCCGACTCCACCGGGCGTGGCCGCATCGCGCGCGAGGATGTCGCCGCGGTGCTGGTCGCCCTGCTGGACACCCCTGACACCGGCGGCCAGACGTTCGAGCTCGTGGGCGGCGACACCCCGATCGCGGCAGCGGTGGCGGCCCGCGTGCCGGCCCCGTAA
- a CDS encoding TIGR03620 family F420-dependent LLM class oxidoreductase: protein MDLGTFGVYTFDFERQPAARIRDSIQELEAQGWPAFWFPELLGREAFTHAGYLLASTERMTIVNGIAQIWSRGARWTYGASLLLADAYPDRHVLGLGFGGEPRPGTKPVAAMIEYLDQLDTLQTPNPVAGVRRILAAYGPRMLELARDRSAGAQTYHVNVAHTARAREILGPDAFLAVEHAVLFESDPDRARTLAREHLHPYLTTPYNVAKFRRLGYSDDEIAGGGSDRIVDDLVFWGDLDTIVHKLRAHVAAGADHVAVQVIGIEPDQSALPYWRMLGEALLPESA from the coding sequence ATGGATCTAGGTACCTTCGGGGTGTACACGTTCGACTTCGAGCGCCAGCCGGCCGCACGGATCCGCGACTCGATCCAGGAGCTTGAGGCGCAGGGCTGGCCGGCGTTCTGGTTTCCCGAACTGCTCGGGCGCGAGGCGTTCACGCATGCCGGGTACCTGCTCGCCAGCACCGAGCGGATGACCATCGTCAACGGCATCGCGCAGATCTGGTCGCGGGGTGCCCGATGGACGTACGGCGCGAGCCTCCTGCTGGCCGACGCGTACCCGGACCGGCACGTGCTCGGGCTCGGGTTCGGCGGTGAGCCGCGGCCCGGGACCAAGCCCGTGGCCGCCATGATCGAATACCTTGACCAGTTGGACACGCTCCAGACACCCAACCCGGTGGCCGGCGTCCGCCGCATTCTGGCCGCGTACGGGCCCCGGATGCTGGAGTTGGCCCGGGATCGCTCGGCCGGCGCCCAGACGTACCACGTGAACGTGGCGCACACCGCGCGGGCGCGGGAGATCCTCGGGCCGGACGCGTTCCTGGCGGTGGAACACGCGGTGCTGTTCGAGTCCGACCCGGACCGGGCCCGCACGCTCGCGCGCGAGCACCTGCACCCGTACCTGACCACGCCGTACAACGTCGCGAAGTTCCGCCGGCTGGGCTACTCGGACGACGAGATCGCCGGGGGCGGCAGCGACCGGATCGTCGACGACCTGGTGTTCTGGGGCGACCTGGACACCATCGTGCACAAGCTACGCGCCCACGTCGCGGCCGGCGCGGACCACGTCGCCGTGCAGGTGATCGGGATCGAGCCGGACCAGTCGGCGCTGCCGTACTGGCGGATGCTCGGTGAGGCGCTCCTGCCCGAGTCAGCGTGA
- a CDS encoding ArsR/SmtB family transcription factor, which yields MTQTEVVPDPDLVLALRALANPIRLQLLSWLREPERNFSLQGAIADPIKVGVCVTHIQAKAGLAQSTVSAYLAELQRAGLVRATRVGKWTHYRRDEQRIARLVAELGQTL from the coding sequence ATGACGCAGACCGAGGTCGTACCCGATCCTGACCTGGTCTTGGCGCTGCGGGCGCTGGCCAATCCGATCCGGCTGCAGTTGCTGTCCTGGTTGCGCGAGCCCGAGCGCAATTTTTCCTTGCAAGGGGCGATCGCCGACCCGATCAAGGTGGGCGTGTGCGTGACGCACATCCAGGCCAAGGCGGGGCTGGCCCAGTCGACGGTGTCGGCGTACCTGGCCGAGCTGCAGCGGGCGGGCCTGGTCCGGGCCACCCGGGTGGGCAAGTGGACCCACTACCGGCGGGACGAACAGCGCATCGCGCGGCTCGTCGCCGAGCTGGGGCAGACGCTCTAG